One Halorientalis litorea DNA segment encodes these proteins:
- a CDS encoding NAD(P) transhydrogenase subunit alpha, protein MTFVENLTLFVLAAFVGYEVITKIPTNLHTPLMSGANAISGITLLGSVVVAGAGETTFATILGFVAVVMATVNVVGGYLVSHFMLDQFGRGGRD, encoded by the coding sequence ATGACGTTCGTGGAGAACTTGACGCTGTTCGTACTCGCTGCCTTCGTGGGCTACGAGGTCATCACGAAGATTCCGACGAACCTCCACACGCCGTTGATGTCCGGGGCCAACGCCATCTCGGGCATCACGTTGCTCGGGTCCGTCGTCGTGGCGGGTGCCGGGGAGACGACGTTCGCCACCATCTTGGGGTTCGTCGCGGTGGTCATGGCCACCGTCAACGTCGTCGGCGGCTACCTCGTGAGCCACTTCATGCTCGACCAGTTCGGCCGCGGAGGGAGGGACTGA
- a CDS encoding Re/Si-specific NAD(P)(+) transhydrogenase subunit alpha produces MIVGVPTETAEDEPRVALVPPVAAELVDDGHEVCIAAGAGEGSDWADDDYRDAGCEVLTDRDAVFERADVLLQVRGLGAADESPEVYREGQVVVGLLGPYDLDSELDTLADRDVSAFALEYIPRISRAQSMDALSSMASVGGYKATLLAAEELPEMFPMEMTAAGTVQPADVFVVGAGVAGLKAIATAERLGAAVRAYDIRPEVKEEVESLGADFVELDLETDDASDEEGRAREQDEEFIRKQREMMTRVVADSDVLITTAAIPGKPSPELVTTEMIDGMDPGSVIVDLAAEGGGNCEPTRADETVHHEGVTIFGPTNLPATVTHTASQLYANNVTNFLDNITEDGELDIDTEDEIVDATLLTHDGTVRNPREDDGSDGDDEPDDEAGGDETTEGTDGE; encoded by the coding sequence ATGATAGTCGGCGTTCCGACCGAGACGGCCGAGGACGAGCCGCGGGTGGCACTCGTTCCGCCCGTGGCGGCGGAACTCGTCGACGACGGTCACGAAGTGTGCATCGCCGCCGGGGCGGGCGAGGGGTCGGACTGGGCCGACGACGACTACCGTGATGCCGGCTGTGAGGTACTCACCGACCGCGACGCAGTGTTCGAGCGTGCGGACGTACTCCTGCAAGTCCGCGGACTGGGGGCCGCAGACGAGTCCCCAGAAGTGTACCGGGAAGGACAAGTCGTCGTCGGCCTCCTTGGGCCGTACGACCTCGATTCGGAACTCGACACGCTCGCGGACCGGGACGTGAGTGCGTTCGCGCTGGAGTACATCCCGCGCATCTCCCGCGCACAGAGCATGGACGCGCTCTCCTCGATGGCGAGCGTCGGCGGCTACAAGGCGACCCTGCTGGCCGCCGAGGAACTGCCGGAGATGTTCCCCATGGAGATGACCGCGGCGGGCACCGTCCAACCGGCCGACGTGTTCGTCGTCGGGGCCGGCGTCGCGGGGCTGAAGGCCATCGCCACGGCCGAACGTCTCGGGGCCGCCGTCCGCGCGTACGACATCCGACCGGAGGTCAAAGAGGAAGTCGAGAGTCTGGGTGCCGACTTCGTGGAGTTGGACCTCGAAACCGACGACGCCTCCGACGAGGAGGGCCGCGCCCGCGAACAGGACGAGGAGTTCATCCGCAAACAGCGGGAGATGATGACCCGTGTCGTGGCAGACAGCGACGTACTCATCACCACCGCGGCGATTCCGGGCAAACCCTCGCCCGAACTCGTGACGACGGAGATGATAGACGGGATGGACCCCGGGTCGGTCATCGTCGACCTCGCCGCCGAGGGCGGCGGCAACTGTGAACCCACCCGGGCAGACGAGACGGTCCACCACGAGGGAGTCACGATTTTCGGCCCGACCAACCTCCCGGCGACGGTCACCCACACCGCGAGCCAACTGTACGCGAACAACGTGACGAACTTCCTAGACAACATCACCGAGGACGGCGAACTCGACATCGACACCGAGGACGAAATCGTCGACGCGACGCTACTCACACACGATGGCACGGTCCGCAACCCACGAGAAGACGACGGGAGTGACGGAGACGACGAACCCGACGACGAAGCGGGCGGCGACGAAACGACGGAGGGCACGGATGGCGAGTGA
- a CDS encoding phage head morphogenesis protein — MGLRSWLDGLFADTETAAGDQEEDGPELDVDVERRAGAIMDHYGLSGEAARQVAEILAAELGREEGYARTMIADRVARELDIDEERARTIVDTEVASVRNLARAEAFRRQDGRDVRLRWVDSVGRDDSPVCADVRAAIDEQGAVTLSTLRSLLREAAEDHPEGTPERADDLIPHEGCRHTVVRHMEG, encoded by the coding sequence ATGGGACTGCGGAGTTGGCTGGACGGACTGTTCGCGGACACAGAGACGGCGGCGGGGGACCAAGAGGAGGACGGGCCGGAACTCGACGTCGACGTGGAGCGTCGGGCCGGTGCCATCATGGACCACTACGGACTGTCGGGGGAGGCGGCACGACAGGTCGCGGAGATTCTCGCCGCTGAACTGGGCCGCGAGGAGGGGTACGCCCGCACGATGATAGCCGACCGCGTGGCCCGCGAACTCGACATCGACGAGGAGCGTGCCCGGACGATAGTGGACACCGAAGTCGCCTCCGTTCGGAATCTCGCGCGCGCCGAGGCGTTCAGGCGGCAGGACGGCCGGGACGTACGGCTCCGGTGGGTCGACTCCGTGGGCCGGGACGACTCACCGGTCTGTGCCGACGTGCGGGCGGCCATCGACGAGCAGGGTGCAGTCACGCTGTCGACGCTCCGGTCGCTCCTCCGCGAAGCCGCCGAGGACCACCCCGAGGGGACGCCCGAACGCGCCGACGACCTGATTCCCCACGAGGGCTGTCGGCACACCGTCGTCCGGCACATGGAGGGGTGA
- the gfcR gene encoding transcriptional regulator GfcR, translated as MKTVDDLATSAAELAEQGLSKGEIADELNVSRETASWLVEHDDAGSAVDTRPDAAGGPGDIHVDWSTVGRDSTRLWHVGAAMADLLGTEDTTVDLTVGIEKAGAPLATAVARELDTDLGTYTPRKHQWDDDDMAELGGSFSRNFAGIRGRECYVVDDTITSGTTMTETIEAVRGEGGEPVACVVLVDKQGTDEIAGVPVHSLVQVIRVGEDG; from the coding sequence ATGAAGACTGTCGACGACTTGGCGACCAGCGCGGCCGAACTGGCCGAGCAAGGACTCTCGAAGGGGGAGATAGCCGACGAGCTCAACGTCTCTCGGGAGACGGCGAGTTGGCTCGTCGAACACGACGACGCCGGGTCGGCGGTCGACACGCGACCGGACGCGGCGGGCGGCCCCGGCGACATCCACGTCGACTGGAGTACCGTGGGGCGGGACTCGACCCGACTCTGGCACGTCGGGGCCGCCATGGCCGACCTACTCGGTACCGAAGACACCACTGTGGACCTCACGGTGGGTATCGAGAAGGCGGGCGCGCCGCTGGCGACGGCCGTCGCCCGCGAACTCGACACGGACCTCGGCACATACACGCCACGCAAACACCAGTGGGACGACGACGACATGGCCGAGTTGGGCGGGTCGTTCTCGCGGAACTTCGCTGGTATCCGCGGCCGGGAGTGTTACGTCGTCGACGACACCATCACCAGCGGGACGACCATGACCGAGACCATCGAGGCCGTCCGCGGCGAGGGCGGGGAACCGGTCGCCTGTGTCGTCCTCGTGGACAAGCAGGGGACGGACGAGATAGCGGGCGTCCCCGTCCACTCGCTCGTCCAAGTCATCCGCGTCGGCGAGGACGGCTGA
- a CDS encoding PAS domain S-box protein, which yields MRESDSGTAVRVLHVDDEAAVVELAAELLERESDRLTVSTETDPRNAVDYVAREPVDCVVSDYDMPGMNGVEFLQAVRERKPDLPFVLYTGKGSEEIASEAISAGVTDYLQKETGTDQYAILANRIENVVEQHRSKEQLARTRRRLETLVSNLPGMAYRCTPGDPWAMSFVGGRVEALTGYTASELSGGTVTFGEDLIVDEERARLRERVETAVERGDSFEVTYPIETRDGTEKYVWEQGTPLFEDGEPVALEGLIVDVTDRKSDQEELELKNRALDSAPGGVVITDPTRADNPIVYANDTFCEMTGYAESEVLGRNCRFLQGPDTDPELVAEMRAAVEAGESTSVVLRNYRKDGTEFWNNVSISPVTDELGAVTHFVGFQRDITAWKSGDGQ from the coding sequence ATGCGTGAGTCGGACAGCGGAACCGCCGTTCGGGTCCTCCACGTCGACGACGAGGCCGCCGTGGTCGAGTTGGCCGCGGAGTTGCTGGAACGCGAGAGCGACCGGCTCACAGTCAGCACCGAAACGGACCCCCGGAACGCCGTCGACTACGTGGCGCGTGAACCCGTCGACTGCGTCGTCAGCGACTACGACATGCCCGGGATGAACGGTGTCGAGTTTCTCCAAGCGGTCCGCGAGCGGAAGCCGGACCTCCCCTTCGTTCTCTACACCGGCAAGGGGAGCGAGGAGATAGCGAGCGAGGCCATCAGTGCCGGTGTGACGGACTACCTCCAGAAGGAGACCGGGACCGACCAGTACGCGATTCTGGCGAACCGCATCGAGAACGTCGTCGAGCAGCACCGCTCGAAAGAGCAGTTGGCGCGGACCCGCCGTCGGCTCGAGACGCTCGTCTCGAACCTGCCGGGCATGGCCTACCGCTGTACGCCCGGTGACCCGTGGGCGATGTCGTTCGTCGGCGGCCGCGTCGAGGCGTTGACCGGCTACACCGCATCGGAACTCTCGGGCGGGACAGTCACGTTCGGCGAGGACCTCATCGTCGACGAGGAGCGTGCCCGCCTGCGCGAGCGGGTCGAGACGGCCGTCGAGCGGGGAGACTCCTTCGAGGTCACGTATCCCATCGAGACGCGCGACGGGACGGAGAAGTACGTCTGGGAGCAGGGGACGCCGCTGTTCGAGGACGGCGAGCCAGTGGCACTCGAAGGCCTCATCGTCGACGTGACCGACCGGAAGTCCGACCAAGAGGAACTCGAACTGAAGAACCGCGCGCTCGACAGCGCGCCCGGCGGCGTCGTCATCACGGACCCGACGCGTGCGGACAACCCCATCGTCTACGCGAACGACACGTTCTGTGAGATGACGGGCTACGCCGAGTCCGAGGTCCTCGGCCGGAACTGCCGCTTTCTCCAAGGGCCGGACACCGACCCCGAACTGGTCGCCGAGATGCGCGCCGCTGTCGAGGCTGGCGAGTCGACGTCGGTCGTCCTCCGCAACTACCGCAAGGACGGGACCGAGTTCTGGAACAACGTGAGCATCAGTCCCGTCACCGACGAACTGGGAGCCGTCACCCACTTCGTCGGCTTCCAGCGGGACATCACGGCGTGGAAGAGCGGCGACGGGCAGTAA
- a CDS encoding proteasome subunit beta — protein MTNPLDPTAQPSLEDGLQNPYEPELGTIPASDRDEETVNKTGTTTVGIATENGVVVGTDRRASLGGRFVSNKNVQKVEQVHPNAALTLVGSVGGAQSFIRNLRAEANLYETRRGEDISISALATVAGNYARGGPFFAINPILGGVDEEGSHVFSIDPAGGVMKDDYTVTGSGLTVAYGTLESLYEDDLSMEEATTVAAEAVNAAAERDTGSGNGLVIAEVTGEGVDIDTYEYDDLL, from the coding sequence ATGACGAACCCACTAGACCCGACGGCCCAGCCTAGCTTGGAGGACGGCCTCCAGAACCCTTACGAACCGGAACTCGGGACGATTCCGGCGAGCGACCGAGACGAGGAGACGGTCAACAAGACGGGGACGACAACCGTCGGCATCGCCACGGAGAACGGCGTCGTCGTCGGCACCGACCGCCGCGCGTCGCTCGGCGGCCGCTTCGTCTCCAACAAGAACGTCCAGAAGGTCGAGCAGGTCCACCCGAACGCGGCCCTGACGCTCGTGGGCAGCGTCGGCGGTGCCCAGTCGTTCATCCGGAACCTCCGCGCGGAGGCCAACCTCTACGAGACGCGCCGAGGCGAGGACATCTCGATTTCGGCACTGGCGACAGTCGCCGGGAACTACGCCCGCGGCGGCCCCTTCTTCGCCATCAACCCCATCCTCGGTGGGGTCGACGAGGAGGGGAGCCACGTGTTCAGCATCGACCCCGCCGGCGGCGTCATGAAGGACGACTACACCGTCACCGGGTCCGGGCTGACCGTCGCCTACGGGACGTTGGAGAGTCTCTACGAGGACGACCTCTCGATGGAGGAGGCGACGACGGTGGCCGCGGAAGCGGTCAACGCCGCCGCCGAGCGTGACACCGGGTCGGGCAACGGTCTCGTCATCGCGGAAGTGACTGGCGAGGGCGTCGACATCGACACCTACGAGTACGACGACCTGTTGTAA
- the psmA gene encoding archaeal proteasome endopeptidase complex subunit alpha — protein MQGQSQQQAYDRGITIFSPDGRLYQVEYAREAVKRGTASVGVRTDEGVVLAADTRVRSPLLERSSVEKIHKIDDHIGIASAGHVADARQLIDFARQDAQVNHLRYDEPIDVESLTKDITDQIQQYTQTGGARPFGVALIVGGIENGEPRLFETDPSGTPYEWQALAVGGNREDLIDFFEEEYREDLDLDGGIDLALRGLATVGDDELDPEGVALGTVDVETEQYRQHTTDEIATYVEEIDVGGEEE, from the coding sequence ATGCAGGGACAATCACAACAGCAGGCGTACGACCGGGGGATTACCATCTTCTCCCCGGACGGACGTCTCTATCAGGTCGAGTACGCCCGCGAAGCGGTCAAGCGCGGGACGGCCAGCGTCGGTGTTCGTACCGACGAGGGTGTCGTCCTCGCGGCCGACACGCGCGTTCGCTCTCCACTTCTGGAGCGGTCGAGCGTCGAGAAAATTCACAAAATCGACGACCACATCGGCATCGCGAGTGCCGGCCACGTCGCCGACGCCCGGCAACTCATCGACTTCGCCCGGCAGGACGCACAGGTCAACCACCTGCGCTACGACGAGCCCATCGATGTCGAGTCGCTGACGAAGGACATCACCGACCAGATACAGCAGTACACGCAGACGGGCGGCGCGCGCCCGTTCGGCGTCGCGCTCATCGTCGGTGGTATCGAGAACGGCGAACCGCGCCTGTTCGAGACGGACCCCTCGGGGACGCCCTACGAGTGGCAGGCACTCGCCGTCGGTGGTAACCGCGAGGACCTCATCGACTTCTTCGAGGAGGAGTACCGCGAGGACCTCGACTTGGACGGCGGCATCGACCTCGCGCTCCGGGGTCTCGCCACGGTCGGCGACGACGAACTCGACCCCGAGGGCGTCGCCCTCGGGACCGTCGACGTCGAGACGGAACAGTACCGCCAGCACACGACAGACGAAATCGCGACGTACGTCGAGGAAATCGACGTGGGAGGTGAGGAAGAATGA
- a CDS encoding GIY-YIG nuclease family protein, which yields MTQGTYTILVNLPKAARVAVGALGEVAFDAGWYAYTGSAFGPGGFARVDRHHEMAAGDRDTRHWHVDYLLGDTPASIATVVRTPEDDIECAVARAVGEVGAAVDGFGASDCDCAAHLHYHAERKPLLDAVKGAHG from the coding sequence GTGACACAGGGAACGTACACCATACTGGTCAACCTTCCGAAAGCGGCGAGGGTCGCCGTGGGCGCGCTCGGCGAGGTCGCGTTCGACGCTGGCTGGTACGCCTACACCGGGAGCGCGTTCGGTCCCGGCGGGTTCGCCCGCGTCGACCGCCACCACGAGATGGCCGCCGGCGACCGCGACACCCGCCACTGGCACGTCGACTACCTCCTCGGGGACACGCCCGCCAGCATCGCCACCGTCGTCCGCACGCCCGAGGACGACATCGAGTGTGCCGTCGCGCGCGCCGTCGGCGAGGTGGGCGCGGCCGTCGACGGGTTCGGAGCCTCCGACTGTGACTGCGCCGCCCACCTCCACTACCACGCCGAGCGGAAACCGTTGCTCGACGCCGTGAAGGGCGCGCACGGGTAG
- a CDS encoding penicillin acylase family protein has product MTVSTTRRAVVAAALAAGIGGLTFSSAESLLDRFSVPSGDVWESAGRTLPDSVESPHGPATLRVDDDGVPHVEADAEPAAYFAVGYVQAFQRLFQMDLQRRVMRGRLSEVAGEATLESDEFNVAMDFAGAAEATWTERVSETEAAPLAEAYADGVNAAIENEPLPIEFRLLDYEPRAWTPTDSMLMAKQIAWNLTGSFRSLRAAVAADELGPEAAAALFPRRLDHDTPILRESVDRDAGDESAGPDQSRAVSADVARYFSQFESPPGVGSNSWVVSGDHTESGTPLLAYDPHLSLMAPPVWYEQHVETPERSVRGATFPGVPFVIAGANDTGVWSFTNVGADVLDCYRYEIDEAGERYRYRGEWREFETEEVTIPVADGEDRTQTVRKTVHGPVLEREGETVGVAWVGHTATRTTEAIYEYGKSEGLADLRESTRKFDLPTQNLVYADADGRTMYYATGQLPVRRTDGEEVRGDRVFDGSAGEGEWGEGFTPFGESSWDGFVPFEDKPHAIDPDVLATANQRVTDARDPYVGVDYAMPYRGARIYERLDRRVASDDPVTPAFHRDLQRDTRDGRAADFLPDLLAAVADADASERVTDATETLDSWDRRMVPDSRGALLFARFLDQFRRLVLDPAFEGTALDEAFYPNDWVLARLPEDGPFYGERSREETLVAAVEAALAEIEDEGWETYGDWSSTGVVTHPFGGQASFLNYPDLPAPGSRATVRNFRPGSAVGSSWRMVVEPGGPATAVLPGGNSGDYFSEHYDDQFRAWLANEQKPMTREMAGETRVSFGGGES; this is encoded by the coding sequence TTGACAGTCTCGACAACACGGCGGGCCGTCGTTGCGGCGGCCCTCGCGGCGGGTATCGGTGGGCTGACGTTCTCCTCGGCGGAGAGCCTCCTCGATAGGTTCTCGGTGCCGTCGGGCGACGTGTGGGAGTCGGCGGGGCGGACGCTCCCCGACTCGGTGGAGAGCCCCCACGGCCCGGCGACGCTCCGGGTGGACGACGACGGGGTGCCACACGTCGAAGCCGACGCCGAACCGGCGGCGTACTTTGCCGTCGGGTACGTGCAGGCGTTTCAGCGACTCTTCCAGATGGACCTCCAGCGGCGGGTGATGCGGGGCCGACTCTCGGAGGTGGCCGGCGAGGCGACGCTGGAGAGCGACGAGTTCAACGTCGCCATGGACTTCGCGGGGGCCGCCGAGGCGACGTGGACCGAGCGTGTCTCAGAGACCGAGGCGGCCCCGCTGGCCGAGGCGTACGCCGACGGCGTGAACGCGGCCATCGAGAACGAACCGCTCCCCATCGAGTTCAGACTGCTCGACTACGAGCCACGGGCGTGGACGCCGACGGACTCGATGCTGATGGCGAAACAGATAGCGTGGAACCTCACGGGGAGCTTCCGGTCGCTCCGGGCGGCCGTGGCCGCCGACGAACTCGGCCCCGAGGCGGCGGCCGCGCTGTTCCCCCGACGCCTCGACCACGACACCCCGATTCTGCGGGAGTCCGTCGACCGTGACGCGGGGGACGAGAGTGCCGGTCCCGACCAGTCACGGGCGGTCAGCGCGGACGTGGCGCGCTACTTCTCGCAGTTCGAGTCACCGCCGGGCGTCGGGTCGAACAGTTGGGTCGTCTCCGGCGACCACACCGAGAGCGGGACTCCCCTACTCGCCTACGACCCGCACCTCTCGCTGATGGCCCCGCCGGTGTGGTACGAACAACACGTCGAGACCCCCGAGCGGTCCGTCCGCGGGGCCACGTTCCCGGGCGTCCCGTTCGTCATCGCGGGGGCCAACGACACCGGCGTCTGGTCGTTCACGAACGTCGGCGCGGACGTACTGGACTGCTACCGCTACGAGATAGACGAGGCTGGCGAGCGGTACCGCTACCGGGGCGAGTGGCGCGAGTTCGAGACGGAAGAGGTGACCATCCCCGTCGCCGACGGCGAGGACCGCACACAGACCGTCCGCAAGACGGTCCACGGGCCGGTCCTCGAACGCGAGGGCGAGACGGTGGGGGTGGCGTGGGTCGGCCACACGGCGACCCGAACCACCGAAGCCATCTACGAGTACGGAAAGAGTGAGGGCTTGGCAGACCTCCGCGAATCGACCCGGAAGTTCGACCTGCCGACACAGAACCTCGTCTACGCCGACGCGGACGGCCGGACGATGTACTACGCGACGGGGCAACTCCCGGTCCGGCGGACCGACGGGGAGGAGGTCCGCGGGGACCGCGTGTTCGACGGGTCGGCGGGCGAGGGCGAGTGGGGCGAGGGGTTCACCCCCTTCGGAGAGTCGTCGTGGGACGGGTTCGTCCCCTTCGAGGACAAGCCCCACGCCATCGACCCGGACGTGCTGGCGACGGCGAACCAGCGGGTCACCGACGCCCGGGACCCGTACGTCGGTGTCGACTACGCGATGCCGTACCGCGGCGCGCGCATCTACGAGCGACTCGACCGGCGGGTCGCGAGCGACGACCCGGTGACGCCCGCGTTCCACCGTGACCTCCAGCGCGATACCCGCGACGGACGCGCCGCGGACTTCCTGCCGGACCTGCTCGCGGCCGTCGCAGATGCCGACGCGAGCGAGCGCGTGACCGACGCGACCGAGACGCTCGATTCGTGGGACCGTCGGATGGTCCCCGACTCGCGGGGCGCGCTCCTCTTTGCGCGCTTTCTCGACCAGTTCAGACGGTTGGTGCTGGACCCGGCGTTCGAGGGCACGGCCCTCGACGAGGCGTTCTATCCGAACGACTGGGTGCTGGCGCGTCTCCCCGAGGACGGCCCGTTCTACGGGGAGCGGTCCCGCGAGGAGACGCTGGTCGCGGCCGTCGAGGCCGCGCTCGCGGAAATCGAGGACGAGGGCTGGGAGACGTACGGCGACTGGAGTTCGACGGGTGTCGTGACCCATCCGTTCGGTGGGCAGGCGTCGTTCCTGAACTATCCCGACCTGCCCGCCCCGGGGTCGCGGGCGACGGTGCGGAACTTCCGGCCCGGCTCGGCCGTGGGGTCGAGTTGGCGGATGGTGGTCGAACCCGGCGGACCGGCGACGGCCGTCCTCCCCGGCGGCAACTCGGGCGACTACTTCTCGGAACACTACGACGACCAGTTCCGGGCGTGGCTGGCGAACGAGCAGAAGCCGATGACCCGGGAGATGGCGGGCGAGACTCGCGTCTCCTTCGGGGGTGGGGAGTCGTGA
- a CDS encoding sulfatase encodes MDAPNVLLVVLDCVRAKNTSLLGHRRETTPFLSTFAESATTYTQARTTASWSLPAHASLFTGVPSEGHRLCITERLEPGQTVFDFLAGEGYDTGVFTENPYLTIHPSNLRACFENVVTERPDSTDVDDPDETRKRVDGFWYADRFTEWVDDRAGPWAACVNLMDAHTPYETREASDEWSDPLSRRVHDELPIKWEWGVYGGRIPPVVGSLLEPLYDGAIRQADAVLKRLLGALDARAELDDTLVVVTADHGDGFGEPAHVPAEPPAIMHGMGTHEELFHVPLVVKAPGQSRGRTVTSLATLANFPDAVLAAFDGATDDAGWFVPENGRTTAYQAPPDGQTAAKADQHTDHPERFRRPAAIVYEDGPGDTVYKRAAWGEDTYSAVVRGRRAEVTDERTIEAHPTAVIDAVAERSEHLDISPLAEGEADMAEYETDEFEDVDLEARLESLGYL; translated from the coding sequence ATGGACGCGCCGAACGTGTTGCTCGTCGTGCTTGACTGTGTTCGCGCGAAGAATACCTCGTTGCTCGGACACCGGCGCGAGACGACGCCGTTTCTCTCGACGTTCGCCGAATCGGCGACGACGTACACGCAGGCCCGGACGACGGCGAGTTGGTCGCTCCCGGCACACGCGAGCCTGTTCACCGGCGTCCCCTCGGAGGGGCATCGACTCTGCATCACGGAGCGACTCGAACCCGGCCAGACCGTCTTCGACTTCCTCGCCGGGGAGGGGTACGACACCGGGGTGTTCACCGAGAACCCCTATCTCACGATTCACCCGTCGAACCTGCGGGCCTGCTTCGAGAACGTCGTCACCGAACGGCCCGACTCGACGGACGTGGACGACCCGGACGAGACACGGAAGCGCGTCGACGGGTTCTGGTACGCCGACCGGTTCACCGAGTGGGTCGACGACCGGGCGGGGCCGTGGGCCGCCTGCGTCAACCTCATGGACGCGCACACGCCATACGAGACGCGTGAGGCGTCCGACGAGTGGAGCGACCCCCTCTCCCGGCGCGTCCACGACGAACTCCCGATCAAGTGGGAGTGGGGCGTCTACGGTGGTCGCATCCCGCCCGTCGTCGGGAGCCTCCTCGAACCGCTCTACGACGGTGCCATCAGGCAGGCCGACGCCGTCCTGAAGCGACTCCTCGGGGCACTCGACGCCCGGGCCGAACTGGACGACACGCTCGTCGTCGTCACCGCGGACCACGGCGACGGGTTCGGCGAACCGGCCCACGTCCCCGCCGAGCCACCCGCCATCATGCACGGGATGGGGACCCACGAGGAACTGTTCCACGTCCCGCTCGTGGTGAAAGCACCCGGCCAGTCGCGGGGGCGGACCGTTACCTCGCTCGCGACGCTCGCGAACTTCCCCGACGCCGTCCTCGCCGCGTTCGACGGCGCGACGGACGACGCGGGCTGGTTCGTCCCCGAGAACGGCCGGACGACGGCGTACCAAGCACCGCCGGACGGGCAGACGGCGGCGAAGGCAGACCAACACACCGACCACCCCGAGCGGTTCCGCCGCCCGGCGGCAATCGTCTACGAGGACGGCCCCGGCGACACGGTGTACAAGCGTGCGGCGTGGGGGGAGGACACCTACAGTGCCGTCGTCCGCGGCCGCCGTGCGGAGGTGACCGACGAGCGGACCATCGAGGCCCACCCAACGGCCGTCATCGACGCCGTCGCCGAGCGGAGCGAACATCTCGACATCTCACCGCTCGCCGAGGGCGAGGCCGACATGGCCGAGTACGAGACCGACGAGTTCGAAGACGTCGACCTCGAAGCGCGACTCGAGAGTCTGGGCTACCTCTGA
- a CDS encoding MFS transporter has product MFSGLRRVERYVRTRPLVDERLGVLVAVGFGWFLLLGTRLVIPALLPNIRAEFAFSNAIAGSLYTLLLGVAALLQLPGGIIADRVGGRSVLLLGIGAGVGGVTLLAAAPTVAAFVLGIVLFGAGTGIYGTPRVTVLSAVYPDRDGTAIGLVSAAGNAGTTLLPVVAGSLAAAVGWAYGFWFAVPLLVLGLGLVWRFVPAAAGKADGTTSFREDARTVLAGIGDRRVLLATAIMTVMFFTYQGVTAFLPTYLVEAKSVSEQVAATLFGLFFAGGVVFQVVGGNLGDRFGQRRAMTGLLFASAVTVFSLPFVPSGLVLVPLVLALSVQLGFWPIVFSYTVAALPDEGQASGLGLLRTFYLLVGALGSTAVGILADADLFDEAFFLLAGLALVATLATLLLPAPHGEEA; this is encoded by the coding sequence GTGTTCTCAGGCCTGCGACGGGTCGAGCGATACGTCCGGACGCGGCCGCTGGTCGACGAGCGACTTGGCGTACTCGTGGCCGTCGGGTTCGGGTGGTTCCTCCTGTTGGGGACGCGGCTCGTCATCCCCGCGCTTCTCCCGAACATCCGCGCGGAGTTCGCGTTCTCGAACGCCATCGCCGGCTCGCTCTACACGCTCCTCCTCGGCGTCGCCGCCCTGTTGCAGTTGCCGGGCGGTATCATCGCCGACCGGGTCGGCGGGCGGTCGGTCCTGCTGCTCGGCATCGGTGCTGGCGTGGGCGGCGTGACGCTCCTCGCGGCCGCACCCACCGTCGCAGCGTTCGTCCTCGGTATCGTCCTGTTCGGTGCCGGAACCGGCATCTACGGGACGCCGCGCGTGACCGTCCTCTCGGCCGTCTACCCCGACCGGGACGGGACGGCAATCGGCCTCGTCTCGGCCGCGGGCAACGCCGGCACCACGCTCTTACCGGTCGTCGCCGGGAGCCTCGCCGCGGCCGTCGGCTGGGCGTACGGGTTCTGGTTCGCGGTGCCGTTGCTCGTACTCGGCCTCGGTCTCGTCTGGCGGTTCGTCCCGGCGGCGGCCGGGAAGGCCGACGGCACCACGTCGTTCCGGGAGGACGCACGGACTGTCCTCGCGGGTATCGGCGACCGGCGGGTCTTGCTCGCGACGGCCATCATGACGGTGATGTTCTTCACCTATCAAGGGGTGACGGCGTTCCTCCCGACGTACTTGGTCGAGGCGAAATCGGTCTCCGAACAGGTGGCGGCGACGCTGTTCGGCCTCTTTTTCGCCGGCGGCGTCGTCTTCCAAGTCGTCGGCGGCAACCTCGGTGACCGGTTCGGCCAGCGGCGGGCGATGACGGGCCTCCTGTTCGCCAGTGCCGTGACGGTGTTCTCGCTCCCGTTCGTCCCCAGCGGACTCGTGTTGGTCCCGCTGGTCCTCGCGTTGAGCGTGCAGTTGGGGTTCTGGCCCATCGTCTTCTCCTACACCGTCGCGGCACTGCCCGACGAGGGACAGGCCAGTGGCCTGGGTCTGCTCCGGACGTTCTACCTGCTCGTCGGGGCACTCGGGTCGACGGCCGTCGGGATACTCGCCGACGCGGACCTGTTCGACGAGGCCTTTTTCCTGCTCGCTGGCCTCGCGCTGGTCGCCACGCTCGCCACGCTGCTGTTGCCCGCTCCTCACGGTGAGGAGGCGTAG